The Candidatus Angelobacter sp. genome includes a window with the following:
- a CDS encoding GreA/GreB family elongation factor, translating into MALFPRVAHFLVRETERAKVVADDCDLRGIVRMGSQVRYCVDKAGHIRNAVLVYPHEADISLKRISVLTPVGAALIGLSVAGH; encoded by the coding sequence ATGGCGCTCTTTCCTCGCGTAGCTCATTTCCTGGTACGGGAGACTGAGCGTGCAAAGGTGGTCGCCGACGATTGCGACCTGCGCGGCATAGTCCGCATGGGTTCGCAGGTGCGCTACTGCGTCGATAAAGCCGGCCACATTCGGAATGCAGTGCTGGTGTATCCGCACGAAGCCGATATTTCGCTGAAACGAATTTCGGTTCTTACGCCGGTTGGCGCTGCGTTGATCGGGTTGTCGGTGGCAGGTCATTGA